The genomic region AAATCGCCTTCTGCTGCCTGCGCCGGGACGGCTGCCAGGGACACGGCGGTTGCTGCCGCCACGGCGGCTGCGGTGATGCGCTTCAATGGAAACTCCTTTGTGCGAATCTGACTTTTTACGGCTCGGATCGAGCCCCGGCCAGTAAAACATATGTTTCCGCAGGTAGACAAACAATTCTTTCGGTGTAACGGAGAGCTAACCGGTGACGATATAGAGGGCCCAAAACCAAAAACTCCCCTCCCGGTGAGGGGAGAGGAGTGTGGATTGCTCCCTAGGCGTGAGGCCTTAGGAAGGCAGCTCGACGCCCGGAATACCCGGGATCTTGCCCGCAGCGGCCGCTGCGCCACCGAGCACTGCGATGACCGCGGCGGCGATGCCGGTGCCCACGAGGATGTCGTAGGTGGTGCCGAGCTTGTAGCCGCGGTTAGCGTCGTTCCGGTAGGAAGAGTTCATTACGGCACCCTGGTTGGCGGCTTCTTCACCAGTTTCGGTTTCGAAGATGCCGCTCTGGGCGGAACCAAGGAACGGGGCGGAGAGACCATCGCCCTTCTTGTCCCGCTCAGCTGCGGTGGCGGCATCCATATACTTTTCCATCTCAGGGAAGGTCACCTGCGAAGAAGACTCATGGCCATAGCCACCGGTTTCCTTCCCGTTAATCTCAACTGCCTGTGCCGGCACGGCAGCAAGGGACAGGGCGGTGGTTGCGGCCAGAGCGGCGGCGGTGATGCGCTTCATGGGGGATCTCCTTGGTCGATGCATGAGTGTGATTGCCAGAAAACCGGACTGCGTCAGTAAAACACACATCGCCGCAGGTCACCTGACTTTTATCAGATGAAACGATATGTATCGCACGCCTACGCCGTCTGGCCCCTAAAACACCAGGTTGACCAACACCATGTACAGGGCAGTGCCAGCGAAGATGGACAGGTCCGCGCGACGCCTCCAGCGGTGCAGGAGCAAGGTGGCGGCTAACGCAATGAGCGCGGAGGCGAGGTGGGCGGGGGAGTGGGCGTGGCCGATCACGGTGTAGGCCACCAGGACGGTCATCACCCCGACGGGCATGAGCACGGCGAGGAAGTCGATGAACGGGCTGCCCTTGAGCACGCGCAGCATGGAAAACGGCAGGGCGCGCAGGAGTACGGTGACGACGCCGACGGGGATAAGTACGGCGGCGACCATGGTGAGGGTCACGCCGTCGGGGAGTCCGAGGTTTCCCGTCATGGCAGCCGCCAGGAAAGGGAGTCGTCCACACGCGGGAACCAGAAGCGCAGGACGAGCACCAGGAAGTAGGACAGAAGCGCCAGGATGATCACCTGGCCCGGCAGCAGCAACGCCGCCACCAGCGCGAGGGTGCCTGCGATCAACGGGGCGGACAAGTCGCGGCGGGTCTGGAACGCCTCGTAGGCCAGGACGGCGAACAGGGCGGTCAGCGCGAAGTCGAAGCCCTCCACGCCGGCGGGGATCACCGCCCCGGCGAGTGCGCCGGCAATACCGGAGAGCAGCCACGCCAGCTGGCACACGACGGAGATGGTGAGCAGACGCGCGACGGAGGGGCGTTCGTGGAGGGTGGAGGTGATGGCGTAGACCTCGTCGGTAAGAGCGTATGTGGCGTACGCCGCGGGCAGGCCGCGCAGAATTTCGGAGCGCGGATAGGTCAGCCCGTAGAACAGGTGCCGGAAGTTCACCATGAAACCTGTGATCGCGGATGACACGGGGCCGAGTCCGCCGGTGACCATGCTCACGGCGAGAAACTCCATGGAGCCGGCGTAGATCACCGTGGAGAAGATCGGGGTCCACCACCAGGCGAAGCCGGTCTGCGTCATCAGTACGCCGAAGGCCAGCCCGAGCGGAATCAGCCCGAGCGCCACCAGCCACGTGTCGCGCACCCCGAGTCGAATCTGCGCAATTGTTTCACGTGAAACACGCACTAGTTATCTTCCAGGTTCGTGGGGAACGTAGCGAACAGTGGCAGGGGCATTGCCTGACGACGCATCACGTCACCCCACAAATCCGCCCCGGCGCCGGCGACCACGTCGGACGGCAGGGCGGGGGTGACAAACCAGTCGCCGCGCGCAATCTCGTCGTCAAGCTGCCCGGGCGACCACTCGGCATAGCCGGCGAAGATGCGGATGCCGTCGACCACGGGGGCGAGATCCTCCGGGGAAGCGTTGAGGTCGACAAGCACGAGACGGTTGGCCAGGCGGTTGAAAAACGGGCTGGCGGAGATGTCCACGCCCGTCTTGGTCACGCCGAGGCCGACGGCGGACTCGGGGCTAATCGGCCCGCCGATGTGCACCGCCTGCGGCTTGGCGGCGATCTCGGACCACCCGGGCATGACGTTGGCTAGGGCCACCTCGCTGCGGCGGTTGAGCACCACGCCGAGGGTGTGGTCGGCGTCGTGCTCCAGCACCAGAACCACGGTGCGGGCGAAGTCGGCGGAGAACATGCCGGGCGCGGCGACGAGCAGCATGCCCGGTTCGGGTTCGACGCGCTCGAGGGCGTTGAAGAGGCGGTCGGCGTAGAAGTACTCAGG from Corynebacterium fournieri harbors:
- a CDS encoding branched-chain amino acid transporter permease — protein: MTGNLGLPDGVTLTMVAAVLIPVGVVTVLLRALPFSMLRVLKGSPFIDFLAVLMPVGVMTVLVAYTVIGHAHSPAHLASALIALAATLLLHRWRRRADLSIFAGTALYMVLVNLVF
- a CDS encoding AzlC family ABC transporter permease, with the protein product MRVSRETIAQIRLGVRDTWLVALGLIPLGLAFGVLMTQTGFAWWWTPIFSTVIYAGSMEFLAVSMVTGGLGPVSSAITGFMVNFRHLFYGLTYPRSEILRGLPAAYATYALTDEVYAITSTLHERPSVARLLTISVVCQLAWLLSGIAGALAGAVIPAGVEGFDFALTALFAVLAYEAFQTRRDLSAPLIAGTLALVAALLLPGQVIILALLSYFLVLVLRFWFPRVDDSLSWRLP
- a CDS encoding YqgE/AlgH family protein encodes the protein MPEYFYADRLFNALERVEPEPGMLLVAAPGMFSADFARTVVLVLEHDADHTLGVVLNRRSEVALANVMPGWSEIAAKPQAVHIGGPISPESAVGLGVTKTGVDISASPFFNRLANRLVLVDLNASPEDLAPVVDGIRIFAGYAEWSPGQLDDEIARGDWFVTPALPSDVVAGAGADLWGDVMRRQAMPLPLFATFPTNLEDN